CATGGGTTGATGAACGAAGAAATCCTGAAAAGGCAACAATATCAGCGGTTAATTATCTGAAAGACCTGTATGCCATGTTTGGTTCGTGGGAGTTGGCTACTGCAAGTTATAACGCAGGAGAGGGAAAGATAATAAAGGCAATAAATATGCACAATACCAAGGACTTCTGGACAATATCACAGAAAAAATATTTAAAGAGGGAAACAAAGGATTATGTGCCAAAATTTCTTGCAGCAATCTTGGTAGCAAAAGAGCCTGAAAAATATGGTTTTTATGATATAGAATATGAAGAGTCTGTTGAATATGAAATAGTTACAGTTCCGGGTGCAACAGACCTACGTGCTGTTGCAAAGGCAGGCAACTCAACCCTTGAAGAAATCAAGGCTCTAAATCCGGAACTTCTTCGCATGTTTACCCCGCCTAATGCAGGCAACTATGAGATAAAAATACCACATGGAAGCAAAGATGCATTTTATGACAACTTTGCCATGATACCGCAAAAGGAAAAGAGGAACTTTATAACCCATAAGGTAAAGAATGGGCAGACCATTTCAAAGATAGCAAAGGCATACGGGATACCCTCTGATTCTATTATCTATCTTAATGGCAGCAGCAACGTGCGCACAGGACAGGAAATTGTAATACCTGTTATGGCAAACTTTAGTAATACAAAGATAGGAACAAAGACAGTAACAGCAAAAAAGGAACTTAAGAGACTGGCAAGGAAAGAGATAAATTATACTGTCAAAAAAGGTGATACAATCACAGGTATAGCCAGAGAATTTGGCACAACAATAGATGCAATAAAGCAGTGGAATGGTATAGATGATACAGCAAGGATATTCCATGGTGATAAAATCAGACTATTCCCAAGTATAACCCGCCTTGATTATCCCAAAAATGCAATTGCAAGATAAAAAACCATGATGATTTCAGTTGAACAGGCACTTGATATAATCCTTTCTGATATAAGTGTTATAGGACAGGAAAGACTGCCTATCACACTTGCACTAGACAGGGTTCTTGCAGAGGATGTTGTGTCAACCCGGGATAATCCGTTGTGGGATAATTCTGCAATGGATGGATATGCGGTTATCTCAGAAGACACAAAAGGTGCGTCAAGGGATAATCCTGTAATATTAAATGTTGCAGGAGACCTGCCTGCAGGATATGTTGCAAAGAATCGTTTGAAAAATGGTGAGGCAATAAGGATTATGACAGGAGCGCCTGTCCCTGAAGGTGCTGATGCTGTTGTGATGGTTGAGGATACGGAGAGACAGTCAGGAGTCAGAAGTCAGAAGTCAGAAGTTAAGATATTTAAAGAGGCAAAACACGGCGATAATATCAGGAAGGCAGGGGAGGATTTTAAAAAGGGTGATTTGCTGATAAAAAAAAGCACAGTTATACGGCATATAGAAATAGGTGTAATGGCTGCTATTGGTAAATCATTTGCCAGTGTGTATCAAAGACCAAAGGTTGCTGTCCTTGCTACAGGTGATGAACTTGTTGAGGTAGATGAACCCCTTGATAAAGGAAAGATAGGCAACACCAATAGTTATATACTTTCTGCACAAATAAGGGCGTGCGGCGCAGAGCCTGTTTATATCGGCATTGCAAGGGACAGAAGGGAAGATTTAAAGGAAAAACTTAAAATAGCATCCAAGTCTGACTGCATAGTTTCATCTGGCGGTGTATCTGTTGGTGATTTTGACCTTGTTAAAGATGTATTAAGGGAGATGGGCACAGAGATGCGTTTCTGGAAGGTTGCCATGAAGCCGGGTAAACCACTTGCATTTGGCATTATAAACGGCAAGCCGTGTTTTGGACTGCCCGGCAACCCTATATCATCACTTGTTGTATTTGAACAGTTTGTAAGGCCATCAATATTAAAGATGCTCGGCAGAACGAATATATACAGAAAAACCCTGATGGCAGTGCTTACAAAGGATATAAAAAAGAAGGCAGACAGGACACACTTTGTAAGGGCAGTGTTAAGAACAGAGGGCGATAAATATTATGCAGAGCCTTTGGAAGGACAAGGTTCAGGAATGCTCGCATCTTTTGTATCTTCAAATTGTCTGATTGTTCTGCCCAGGGAAGAAACTGTATTTAAAAAGGGTGATTTGGTCAGAACGCAGCTTATTGACGATAGTTTCTTGTACCAATAAATCTTTTCTTGACCACGATTATTTTAGTGGTTATTATAAGTATGTAAGGGTAAAATGCCGAAGTGGTGGAACTGGCAGACACGCCATCTTGAGGGGGTGGT
The Deltaproteobacteria bacterium DNA segment above includes these coding regions:
- a CDS encoding transglycosylase SLT domain-containing protein, whose product is MPEDLAYLALIESGFNPYAYSRAKAVGMWQFIRGTGLKYGLKINAWVDERRNPEKATISAVNYLKDLYAMFGSWELATASYNAGEGKIIKAINMHNTKDFWTISQKKYLKRETKDYVPKFLAAILVAKEPEKYGFYDIEYEESVEYEIVTVPGATDLRAVAKAGNSTLEEIKALNPELLRMFTPPNAGNYEIKIPHGSKDAFYDNFAMIPQKEKRNFITHKVKNGQTISKIAKAYGIPSDSIIYLNGSSNVRTGQEIVIPVMANFSNTKIGTKTVTAKKELKRLARKEINYTVKKGDTITGIAREFGTTIDAIKQWNGIDDTARIFHGDKIRLFPSITRLDYPKNAIAR
- a CDS encoding molybdopterin molybdotransferase MoeA — its product is MMISVEQALDIILSDISVIGQERLPITLALDRVLAEDVVSTRDNPLWDNSAMDGYAVISEDTKGASRDNPVILNVAGDLPAGYVAKNRLKNGEAIRIMTGAPVPEGADAVVMVEDTERQSGVRSQKSEVKIFKEAKHGDNIRKAGEDFKKGDLLIKKSTVIRHIEIGVMAAIGKSFASVYQRPKVAVLATGDELVEVDEPLDKGKIGNTNSYILSAQIRACGAEPVYIGIARDRREDLKEKLKIASKSDCIVSSGGVSVGDFDLVKDVLREMGTEMRFWKVAMKPGKPLAFGIINGKPCFGLPGNPISSLVVFEQFVRPSILKMLGRTNIYRKTLMAVLTKDIKKKADRTHFVRAVLRTEGDKYYAEPLEGQGSGMLASFVSSNCLIVLPREETVFKKGDLVRTQLIDDSFLYQ